From a single Tautonia marina genomic region:
- a CDS encoding alpha-amylase family glycosyl hydrolase, with protein MITVPFVYQTAIARNDLFRNPRLVGSWSNGRHSEDWSESPMQTRQGADGCPEFVASVPFHPDQVGRAFSWGVRADGPEGPDRWLIMTEVRDRASDHRVRSFRLESDSAEREQVDRLSVSRWLGAQKHLHNGSALLRFAVWAPNAQDVQVIFGKTWHKDDQQAASPTPLNPPGRANARSVPFIDIFGGYIADNEHGALEGHPALPMTRRPDGVWVSEVSPSEGPFFEDYDHRPYMFRVVRDDGSVVYRTDIHSRCQIGGGTFNPNGAPYHERPLILEGTRSCSVIVDPDTITREDQISTSPERIWPEQFVSADTFWNGLERPRRRDRLTYPGRVEDLVIYELHMGALGFGRIDPFSGQPAPGTLDDAVRLLDHLVDLGVNAVELLPLSEFGGGGANWGYATSHYYAIEYAGGGRDSFKHFIREAHRRGLAVIMDVVYNHYVHDANRAQWMYDTTRHDRNCYYWYEGGTGDDPAFDAAVAPDRRGQGGYVDNLSTGFAPRYYEELVRKTFISSAVALVEEFHIDGFRVDQTTSIHGYNVRHADGRRVDDANIFGAKLLREFGRTLKAIRPDIILMAEDHSEWDALTTSHDQGGMGFDARWYADFYHHLIGDTDKGSDYAKLLKVAGLGTNEPLAMGYFAGALAASGTKRVVYHESHDEAGNGHGTARTLTVAVNGAPLIGETRRWAERRARCVCGLAMLSAGTPMFLFGEEVGASKPFLYNAVLENREDLFALRDGPGAHLFAFYTDLIRLRLDPANPALRSRHINVLHSHDVNRVLAFHRASDGQEFLVIANLNDHPFEQGYAIEHGAISSGDWREVFNSDSQNYDGWNVGNFGATIPSPHGRFEAVLPAAGFVVFQKESP; from the coding sequence ATGATCACGGTTCCATTCGTTTATCAGACCGCCATCGCTCGCAACGACCTGTTCCGCAATCCTCGCCTCGTCGGGAGCTGGTCCAACGGCCGACACTCCGAGGACTGGTCCGAGTCTCCCATGCAGACTCGCCAGGGTGCTGATGGCTGCCCGGAGTTCGTCGCCTCGGTCCCGTTTCATCCGGATCAGGTGGGCCGAGCGTTTTCCTGGGGTGTCCGCGCGGATGGACCCGAGGGACCAGATCGTTGGCTCATCATGACCGAGGTCCGGGATCGGGCCTCCGATCATCGTGTAAGATCCTTCCGGCTTGAGTCGGACAGCGCGGAGCGTGAACAGGTCGATCGCCTCTCCGTCTCGCGCTGGCTGGGCGCCCAGAAACACCTTCACAACGGATCGGCGTTGTTGCGGTTCGCGGTCTGGGCCCCCAACGCCCAGGATGTTCAGGTCATCTTCGGCAAGACCTGGCACAAGGACGATCAACAGGCCGCCTCTCCCACGCCGCTGAACCCACCAGGCAGGGCAAACGCGCGCTCAGTTCCCTTCATCGACATCTTCGGCGGCTACATTGCCGACAACGAGCATGGCGCGCTCGAAGGCCATCCGGCCCTGCCGATGACCCGCCGGCCCGATGGTGTCTGGGTCTCGGAAGTCTCCCCCTCCGAGGGACCCTTCTTCGAGGACTACGATCACCGCCCATACATGTTTCGCGTGGTTCGAGACGACGGCAGCGTCGTTTATCGCACCGATATCCACTCCCGCTGTCAGATCGGCGGCGGCACCTTCAATCCGAACGGTGCGCCCTACCACGAGCGCCCCCTCATCCTGGAAGGAACCCGAAGCTGCTCGGTCATCGTCGACCCCGACACGATCACCAGAGAGGACCAGATCTCAACCTCCCCCGAGCGGATCTGGCCCGAGCAGTTCGTCTCTGCCGACACCTTCTGGAACGGCCTGGAACGGCCCCGACGACGTGATCGATTGACCTACCCTGGGCGCGTCGAGGACCTGGTCATCTATGAGCTTCACATGGGGGCCCTGGGCTTCGGCCGCATCGACCCGTTCTCCGGCCAGCCGGCCCCCGGCACGCTTGATGACGCCGTCCGATTGCTCGACCACCTGGTCGATCTGGGGGTGAACGCCGTCGAACTGCTGCCCCTTTCGGAGTTCGGCGGCGGAGGCGCGAACTGGGGATACGCCACCAGCCACTATTACGCCATCGAGTACGCCGGTGGCGGGCGCGACAGCTTCAAGCACTTCATCCGCGAAGCCCACCGCCGGGGCCTCGCGGTCATCATGGATGTCGTCTACAACCACTACGTCCACGACGCCAACCGGGCCCAGTGGATGTACGACACGACCCGCCACGACCGCAACTGCTACTACTGGTACGAAGGGGGCACGGGCGATGACCCCGCCTTCGATGCCGCCGTCGCTCCCGATCGCCGCGGCCAGGGCGGCTACGTCGATAATCTCTCGACCGGCTTCGCCCCACGCTACTACGAGGAGCTTGTTCGCAAGACGTTCATCTCCAGCGCCGTCGCTCTGGTCGAGGAGTTCCACATCGACGGCTTCCGCGTCGATCAAACCACTTCGATCCACGGCTACAATGTTCGGCATGCCGACGGCCGACGGGTCGACGACGCCAACATCTTCGGCGCCAAGCTGCTCCGCGAGTTCGGCCGGACCCTCAAGGCCATTCGCCCCGACATCATCCTCATGGCCGAGGATCACTCGGAATGGGACGCCCTGACCACCTCCCACGATCAGGGCGGCATGGGCTTCGACGCTCGCTGGTATGCCGACTTCTACCACCATTTGATCGGCGATACCGACAAGGGCTCCGACTACGCCAAGCTGCTCAAGGTCGCCGGCCTGGGCACCAACGAACCGCTGGCGATGGGCTACTTCGCCGGAGCGCTCGCCGCCAGCGGCACAAAACGCGTCGTCTATCACGAGTCGCACGATGAGGCCGGGAACGGCCACGGCACCGCCCGGACCCTCACCGTCGCCGTCAACGGCGCCCCGCTCATCGGAGAAACCCGCCGCTGGGCAGAGCGGCGCGCCCGCTGCGTCTGCGGCCTCGCCATGCTCTCAGCCGGGACGCCCATGTTCCTCTTCGGTGAGGAGGTCGGCGCCAGCAAGCCATTCCTCTACAACGCCGTCCTCGAGAACCGCGAGGACCTGTTCGCCTTGCGCGATGGCCCGGGTGCTCACCTTTTTGCGTTCTACACCGATCTGATCCGCCTTCGGCTCGACCCCGCGAACCCGGCGCTCCGGTCCCGACACATCAACGTCCTGCACTCCCACGACGTCAACCGCGTCCTCGCTTTCCATCGCGCATCCGACGGACAGGAGTTTCTCGTCATCGCCAACCTGAACGACCACCCGTTCGAGCAGGGCTATGCCATCGAGCACGGGGCGATCTCCAGCGGCGACTGGCGCGAGGTCTTCAACAGCGATTCCC